Proteins encoded together in one Jaculus jaculus isolate mJacJac1 chromosome 7, mJacJac1.mat.Y.cur, whole genome shotgun sequence window:
- the LOC101600382 gene encoding ATP synthase subunit g, mitochondrial-like — MAQFVRNLAQRALEMVNAAVTYSKPLLATFWHYAKVELVPPSPAEIPTAIQSLKNIIRSAKTGAFKHLTVKEAMLNGLVATEILMWFYIGEIIGKHGIFGYNV, encoded by the coding sequence ATGGCTCAGTTCGTCCGCAATCTCGCGCAGAGGGCCCTGGAGATGGTGAACGCTGCTGTGACTTACTCGAAGCCTCTGTTGGCCACATTTTGGCACTATGCCAAGGTTGAGCTGGTTCCTCCAAGCCCTGCTGAAATCCCTACAGCTATTCAGAGCTTGAAAAACATAATCCGGAGTGCTAAAACTGGTGCCTTCAAGCATCTTACAGTTAAGGAAGCAATGCTGAATGGTTTGGTGGCCACTGAAATATTGATGTGGTTTTATATTGGCGAGATCATAGGCAAGCATGGCATCTTTGGCTATAATGTTTGA